One Helianthus annuus cultivar XRQ/B chromosome 12, HanXRQr2.0-SUNRISE, whole genome shotgun sequence genomic region harbors:
- the LOC110894841 gene encoding uncharacterized protein LOC110894841 produces MDPNNNAHSLLKLIKDYDPIFLEIPYDFATLFWGEQLPYDQSLKIIDDDLSWVVRVKRNMSGPVLGDGLTKVVRDSGLKNNDYLLLKAIGPSTLYLSVFKSCIF; encoded by the exons atggatcctaaTAACAACGCTcattcgttgttaaagttgattaaggactatgatcctatatttttg GAAATACCGTATGATTTTGCAACCTTATTTTGGGGAGAACAACTTCCATATGATCAATCTCTTAAAATTATTGATGACGACTTATCATGGGTGGTTAGAGTTAAAAGAAATATGTCGGGCCCTGTCTTAGGTGATGGCTTAACCAAAGTCGTTAGAGATTCTGGTCTCAAAAACAATGATTATCTATTGTTGAAGGCTATTGGACCATCGACATTGTATCTTTCAGTCTTTAAATCATGCATTTTTTGA